A part of Myxococcus landrumus genomic DNA contains:
- a CDS encoding sce7726 family protein, translating to MHDADVRPALLTYIRTTRPHARVMEELGLRSGRVRVDVAALEPGELAAYELKADTDNLRRLPGQVAEYSAVFDRCTVVTGGRHLLHAAAAVPRWWGVMRVREAAGAWVLELVRESRPNPSPCAASALELVWRAEMLALLESRSAARGMRTSTRERLRARILELLTPEEVRAYVRQVLVSRTDWR from the coding sequence ATGCACGATGCAGACGTTCGCCCCGCGCTCCTCACTTACATCCGGACAACGCGCCCTCATGCTCGGGTCATGGAGGAACTGGGACTACGGTCTGGGCGCGTGCGCGTTGACGTCGCCGCACTGGAGCCGGGAGAGCTCGCCGCCTACGAGCTCAAGGCCGACACGGACAACCTCCGGCGCCTGCCGGGCCAGGTCGCCGAGTACAGCGCGGTGTTCGACCGCTGCACCGTGGTCACCGGGGGCCGACACCTCCTTCACGCAGCAGCCGCAGTGCCGCGCTGGTGGGGCGTAATGCGGGTGCGCGAGGCCGCAGGAGCATGGGTGCTGGAGCTGGTGCGGGAGAGCAGGCCCAACCCAAGTCCGTGCGCCGCGTCCGCCCTGGAGCTGGTGTGGCGCGCTGAGATGTTGGCGCTGCTGGAGTCGCGCAGTGCGGCGAGAGGGATGCGGACTTCCACACGGGAGCGGCTACGCGCACGCATCCTTGAGCTGCTCACTCCCGAGGAGGTCCGCGCCTACGTGCGGCAGGTGCTCGTCAGTCGCACGGACTGGCGGTAG